One genomic window of Quercus lobata isolate SW786 chromosome 9, ValleyOak3.0 Primary Assembly, whole genome shotgun sequence includes the following:
- the LOC115960700 gene encoding peptidyl-prolyl cis-trans isomerase FKBP15-1-like: MAKMSLTAPMFLLLLLSTLVSAKKGDVTELQIGIKYKPDSCEFKSHKGDRLKVHYRGTLTDGTVFDSSFERDSPIEFEVGTGQVIKGWDQGLLGMCVGEKRKLKIPSKLGYGDQGSPPTIPGGATLIFETELVAVNGKPSSDEKTNDDEL; this comes from the exons ATGGCGAAGATGAGTTTGACCGCTCCGATGTTCCTCTTGTTGCTCCTTTCCACACTAG TTTCTGCGAAGAAAGGCGATGTCACTGAGTTGCAAATTGGGATCAAG TATAAGCCAGATTCTTGCGAATTTAAGTCTCACAAAGGCGATAGACTTAAAGTACACTATCGA GGAACACTTACAGATGGAACTGTTTTTGACTCTAGTTTTGAAAGGGACTCTCCAATTGAGTTTGAGGTTGGGACTGGTCAAGTTATAAAAG GGTGGGATCAAGGGTTGTTGGGAATGTGTGTAGGCGAAAAGAGGAAGTTGAAAATACCTTCAAAACTTGGTTATGGGGACCAGGGTTCTCCACCAACCATCCCAG GTGGTGCAACACTGATATTTGAAACAGAGCTAGTTGCAGTGAATGGAAAACCATCAAGCGATGAGAAAACAAATGATGATGAGCTGTAA